Genomic DNA from Sulfolobales archaeon:
TCGAGTTCAGCCCATATCCTGATTTCCTCGGGATCCCCTCTACTCTTGATCCACATCAGAATCGCTTCCTCAAATATAGAGGAAATTGTTCTACCCTCTAGAGAAGCGTATGCCTTAACAAGCCTATAAAGATCATCTCTAAAGTTTCTAATCCCGACGAATCTTGTTTTCTTTGACGTGTTAAACTTGTTCATCTAGTATACCCAGATAAACTATATTATAAAGCTATAAATAGTGTTAGCTAAAAGCCTCTTCAATAGGAAGGCGTTATAGCTGATATCCAAGAGCTAAAAGAAGAGGGCTATACTCGGGCCAGCCCTTCAATGTAGAGGGAAGATATATAGTGCCTGCAATGATACAGCTATACACGCGGAGATTAGGTGGAGAGGCTAAGCGATGTAGATACAATAGTTGTCTCACCCTGTTTCCACGATATACACTTCGTCGAGAGGGCTGCGCTGGTTAGAAGACCGCTAGGAATGATGTATCTTCAAGATACTATGCTACACATTAGAGGAATTCGATCAGCTACCCGGATCAAGCATGTTTATGAAAAGAAGCATCTAGATATTGGATAGAGCTGATTAAGTATAGCCTCTATAACATGTTTCGATGTAAATTTGGTAAAGCTCTAGTGATTATTATATTGATCAACTAATATTTTCCAGTAGTTAGACGCTCTAGACATTAGGCATTATAGATCTGACCTTCGATTTGAAGGGGGGACAAGGGTTTTAGCTGTAAATATTCTAGAATTATATGGATGATGAGCAATCCCGTCACCGAAGCTGGTTTTATGAGGGAGAGGACGCGGGCTGATCCAAGCTTAGATCTCTCTTAACCCCCATATCCAGATAAGATCCTTGGGGATGTTTTCTAGCTATGGTGTTGGGGGTAGGTGTGTGTTGAAGCTATCGATTTTAGGCTGATCCTCTTTGACTTCTTGGCTTTCTAGGTTTAGCCGGTTTTGTAACTACTACCGCGTATTCCTCAATGGGTTTTCCATCTATGTAGTTTGCTATACCTCTTACAATTGATTCTAGCATCTTCTTCTGTGTTGTTTTTACAAACGCTGCTATGTGGGGTGTGAGGATTGTGTTGCTGGTCTCGATCAGCGGGTGTGTCTTGGGTAGAGGCTCCTCCTCGAAGACGTCTAGGCCTGCATAGCTTATTATACCCTCTCTTAATGCCCATAGGAGGGCTTCTGTATCTATCACCTCGCCTCTAGCAGTGTTTATAAGGATTAATCCTCTCTTCGCTTTTGAAAGCACCTCCCTATTGATCATATATCTTGTCTCTTTCGTCAATGGGGTGTGGATTGTTACTATATCGCTTCTCAAGAAGATCTCCTCTAAGGTGTTGACAAGCTCAACACCTAACGCCCTAGCCCTCTCGGGATCTATATATGGGTCGTAGGCGATCACCTTAGATCCGAAGCCCCTGATAAGGATCTCGGCAACCCTAGATCCTATGTTCCCAAGCCCAATAATCCCGACAACCATATCGCTAAGATCCCTTGGAGCTGATAGCTCCTCAAAGAGCTCATATGAGTAGCGTATAACGCCATATCTACCCTCCCTCAAACCCCTATCAGCCCACGGCAGCTTCCTAAGCATCGCCAGCATAAGAGCTATGGTATGCTCAGCAACAGAGTTCCTCTCAACAACATTTGGAACCCTTATAACATAGACACCATGTTCAGAGGCAGCATCAACATCTATATTATCATATCCAATACCATGCCTAGCAATAACACATACATCCTGGTTATAGACAAAGAAATCCCTACCATAGTAAGGTCTGGTAGAGGTTATCACAAAATCATACCCCTCAAGAGCCTTAGCCAAGCTCCTCTGATCTATATCAGCTGGGAGATCCAGAAAATCTATCCCACAACCCCTATCACGGAGAACTCTAAATACTTCGTTGGCATCAGACCACCTCTCCATAAACCTATAACCAACTACAGCTAACCTATACTTTAAACCCATTATAGATCACCCCAGAGGAGGAAAATATATTAAAGAGAAAAATTTAATTCTCATATTCTCTTCCCACTCTCAACATCGTAGAAATACAGATCCTCGGGTTTAGCATTTATCCAGACCTCCTCATTTTCTGCAAACCCTTCATGCTCAGGTGTATGCATCGCTACTGTCCTGGCCTTTAACAAGGTTTCCCTACCAATCCTTATATTATATATAATGTCTCCTCCCAGTTTCTCTACTATATGGATGACCCCACGTCCTACTGATGTCTCTAACCTTGTTTTCGAGAGAAATATCTTTTCAGGTCTTATCCCTACTATAACTTTAGAATATTTCGTTAATGCGGGGTTTTTTATAAAGCTCTTCTCTAACTTTATAGTAATCCCTTCGCTATATAAAATTATACTGGATCCCAAAGCTTCTACCTTAGCTTCGAATAGATTCATTGGTGGGCTTCCTAGAAAGCCAGCTACAAATAGATCTTCGGGAGAGCTATAAACCTCATCGGGCGTTCCCACCTGGATTATTCTACCCGCGTTCATTACAGCTAATCTATCACCCATAGACATAGCTTCAGCCTGATCATGAGTTACATAGATAGTTGTTATACCCGTTTTTTTCTGTAACGCCCTCAGCTCAACTCTCATATAGAGCCTTAATTTAGCATCGAGATTCGATAGAGGCTCATCTAAAAGAAATACCCTGGGCTCTTTAACCAAAGCCCTCGCTAAAGCAACTCTCTGTTGTTGACCGCCTGATAGCTGTCTGGGATATCTATCCAAGAGATCCTCTATTTTGAGCATTTCAGCAATCATCTTAACCCTTTTCCTAATCTCTTCTTTGGGTAGCCTCTTCAGCTTGAGGGGGAAAGCTATATTATCAAATACCTTCATATGTGGGTATAATGCGTAGTTTTGGAAGACCATTGCTATATTCCTCTCCCTAGGCGGGAGATCTGTGACATCAACACCATCTATATAGACCCTACCACTATCCGGTTTCTCAAGACCCGCAATTATTCTTAAGGTTGTGGATTTACCACACCCAGAAGGACCTAGTAAAACCAAGAACTCGCCCTTCCTAACATCGAGGCTTATGTTATCAACGGCCACTACCTTTCCAAATCTTTTTGTTATACTAACCAGGCTAACCTCAGAAATGTTATATCCCCCTAGCTACCATATGTTTTTCTAACTTCCTCCCTAAATCTTGCTGCGTATTCATCTATCACCTTATCAGGATCCTCTTTTCTAATTACCACCTTCTGAATCATTTCATTCCATATGAAGCCCTCTCTAAACAGCTCCGAAGGAGTCGTTCTCTCTCCCAGTGGAAATGCTGCTGTCTCATGATACTTTATCTTTTCAACAGCTACCGCAGGATCTTCTCCTAGAGCAGGCCACTTACCCTGTTTCCAGGCATCGCTTATCTTTTTAACCTGTGACTTGAATATAGGCATTGAATATAGTGCTCCTGACTCACAGAATCCAACTCTATAGTCGTCTTTATCCTTGAATAGATAATATACAAGATCTTTGGCGAGCTCTGGATATTTAGTGGTTTTGAATATAAAGACACTCTCGTCTCCAAGATCGACACTCACTGGTGGGAGAAATAGCTTTGTTTTAGCCGCTAACTCGGGTTTCTCATTTAAAAGGGCATAATAAATGCTTAGAGGATTAAGGGTCATAGCTATCCTTCCCTGAATATATGCGAGGTTATTAGATACATCCACCCACTCAGTGCTATCTGGAGGTGTTAGCTTCTCATCCAGGAACTTTGCTACATATGCAAAGGCTTTCTTAAGACCTTCTCTATATGGAGGTTTATCCATCACAACACCTGCAGAAGATCTGTTTGTCAGCATACCGCCACCATAGTAGGCCCATAGATGTTCAAACATCCACCATGTATCATAGCCATTAAGGCCATAGCTCCACCCAATTCCATATACACCAGGTTCTGTGTTGTTTAATATTTTAGCTAGCGTATATAGATCTTCAAAGCTCTTAGGAGGCAGATATGCTGTTGCATTGGCCTTCTGCACTATATCCATCCTAACATGTAGCCATGTTATTTCGAAGTGCATGGGTATACAATATATTCTACCCATGAAGGTACATGTCTTAAGCTTAATCTCATATATGTCGTCTCTTCCAAGCTTATCAACAATATCATCAAGAGGTATTAACAGGCCTTTCTCGGCAAACACAGCAACGGGATGACCATTTATAACTACATCAGGAGGCGAACCAGCTTCTACAGCTGCTAGTAACTTCTTCCCTATTTCAGCGACAGGTAGCCATGTAATTTCTACATCAACTCCTTTTTCAGAGGCCCACTTTCTAACCTTCTGCTCCACCCAGTATAGCTGTGGAGGTACGAATGTGGCTCTACCCCATATTATTAGCTTGGGTTTGCCTGTAGGTTGTCCTATATTCGTGGAGGTTATAATCACATATGAGGCTACTCCTATTGCAACTATAGCTATTATAATGCCTACAAGTATAAGCCTTGAGATACCCCTAATACACATTCACCCATGTGATTTTTAACCAGCTCTTCCTTAATATATTTCAGATAGAACTTGTTAAATTATTTCTATTAATAAATTTAGAATTAATAATCTCATGGGAAATCGCTAGGATGCGCAGGATAAATGAAGGGTACTTTTACATATTACCTGCTCTACTTATTTTAATTTTTATAATAATTATTCCAACAATATACAATATCTGGCTGAGTTTTTATGAGAAAAGGGTTGGTGGAGAGCCGGTTTTCGCGTATTTCAGCAACTATATTAGGCTGTTAACCTCTCCTATAACGCTAACCTCTCTCATTAACACCTTTATATATGCATTCACATCTGTTACTCTAAAGCTATTAATAGGTTTAGGAGCAGCATTGCTTCTCAGCACAAGGTTTAGAGGAAGAGCTATTGTCAGAGCGCTCTCCATCTTCCCCTGGGCCGTGCCATCCTATGTAGCTGCTGTTATGTTTTGGTTTAACTTTGCGAGGGATGGGGCTTTTAACAAGATCTTGGTTCTAGGGGGTTTACCTCCTATCCATTGGCTTGGATATGATCATGCTATGCTATCTGTTATAATACTCAATGTGTGGCATGGATGGCCTTTCTTTATGATGGGGTTGCTAGCAGGTCTCCAGGCTATCCCCCAGGATCTTTATGAAGCCTCAGAGATCGATGGGGCTAGGGGATATCAGAAGTTCCTATATATAACCCTTCCCCTTCTCAAACCTGTTATACTCACAGTTGTTCTACTTAGCCTGATATGGACCATGGGCGAATTTGCACAGATATATCTAACAACTGCTGGGGGCCCGATAGATAGAACCTTAACGATTCCAGTAGCTGCATATAGGCTTGCTTTTATGGGCGAGGCAAATATCTCCTTAGCTGCAACCTATAGCGTGCTAGTCCTTCCTCTCTATCTAGCACTGATATTCGTTACATTGAGGTATATAAGGGTGTAGATGATGAGTAATATCATGCTAAGGGTTATAAGAGGCGTATTCATAGGAATAGCCCTAATACTTCTAGTTGCATGGATAGTTATACCAGCATATTGGCCTATAAAGACCGCTTTCTCTAGGCCAGAAGATGCGTGGAACTGGATCCCAGGCTCACTAACGCTACAGAACTTCATCTCCCTCGCTGCACCAACTGTCGAAGAATATTTTAAGGGTCATGGTATAAGAGCAGCGATACCTATACCAATATCCCTAGCTATTAGAAATAGCCTCATAGTTTCAATAACATCATCACTAATAAGCGTGGCCATAGGCTTCCTAGCAGGTTATGCCCTAGCTAGGTTCCATTATAGGTTTAAGAACCTGTTGGAGGGGCTCATAGTATTTTCATACACGTTTCCAGTATTCATAATAGTTATACCCCTCTTAATGATCTATAGAATCTTAGGTTTATATAACACATTAGTGGGGCTAATGATAGCACATCTAGCATATACAGTCCCCGTATCAACCCTCCTGATAAGAAGCTACCTACTCAATATACCGAGGGAGCTTGAAGACGCAGCATTAGTAGATGGAGCTACTAGGATACAGGCTTTACTAAGGGTAGTTCTTCCTGTATCTTTACCTGCGATAGCTACAGCATTTATATTCGCATTCACACTATCATGGGGAGATCTACTGTTCTCCATAACCCTTATATCAAGTCCTGACATATATACAGTTCCAATAGTGATCCAGTTCTTTTTATGGGGAGGCGAGATAGTGGATCCAGGTGGTTTAGCAGCACTAACACTATTCGTTGGTATAGTACCTGTAATTCTATATGGGTTCATGCAGAAATATATAATCCAAGGTTTATTGAGAGGCGCTCTCAAATATGGCTAGCATGAACACCGCTGTCTCCATATTATCCTCTTGACACTATCTTATATACTCTAACCTCTCTTTAAGATATTTAGACATGATCTCTAGTACTTCCCATGTGGGTTGTGCCTCTATATCTCCTCTTACAGTCACTACTAGAGCTCCTGCTATGTTTGCATATTTCAGGGCTTGGGAGGGTTCTAGGCCTCTGTATAGGCTTGCTAGGAGTGCTGCGTCGAAGGCATCTCCAGCGCCTATTACATCTTCTATGATTGGCACGTTGATTGCTTTTTCAATGGCTTCTCTCCCGTCTCTTGTGTATAGCTCGCTACCCTCCTCACCCTTTTTAACCACAACTATCTCTATGCCTTGGTCTAGGAGCTTTTTCACGGGCTCTCTAATATTGCTTGTCTCTGGGAATAGGATTGCTAGATCCTCTTTATTTGTGATCAGGATCTTTGCGTCTCTTATCATTGGTAGAAGGGCTTCCCTAGCCCTCTCAGGTGTTTTCCAGAGCTTTAATCTTATATTCGTATCTATTATTATATCAACACCGCTGGATCTAGCAACCTCCAGGGCTTTTCTAAATGCTCTATAGCAGCTCTCGCTAAGAGCCGGTGTAATCCCTGTGAGGAAGAGGGCTCTCGAGCTCCCTATATATTCCTCGCTCACATCACTCTCATCCATGTAGGATGCTGCGGATAAATGTCTATAGTAGAAGACAGTTGATTTACCCGGTATTGGATAATGCCTCTGAACGAAATAAATACCCGTTGGAGCATCCTTCATAACCCTAACATGGGTTATATCAACACCCTCGCCCCTTAAGGTTCTGAGTATCATCTCGCCAAACTCATCCCCACCCACCCTAGTTATAAACCCAGTTCTATATCCAAGCTTGCTCAAACCAATCATAACATTAGCCTCAGACCCTGCCACATGTACCTCAAAGTACCTAGCATATCTCAGAGGCCCCGGGGTTATGCTATTAAGCTGTATCATAACCTCCCCTATAGAGACGAAATCCAGCTTGGACATATTGGACATATGGATCTCCGTATAAATGTAGCATAAAACCATATTTGTTTATCAATGCCAAACTCAACTGATATTATAATCATCGAGAGAAACACCCAAGTCTCGCCACATTAATTCCGATATCTTTGGGGAAAGAAAATGTAGGGCAACTATTTTTAAATACCTCTAAACAGATCCATAGTAATATCCATTACCACTCCTACAAGATCTTCATGGTAATGGGTTAAGGACTTGACAATATAAGCTGAGAAAACAGGTTCTCCCACTCTAGAGGCCATGTTTTCAGCTATAAAGGATCTCTTCTTATGTTTAAACCTAAATCATAGGAAATTTCGAGGTGTAGGCTTTAATATAGCTCTAGCTTAATCCCAATATTATCTAGAACCGATTCTAAAGCTTTTTTCAGCATGGAAAGCTCTTTCTCGTTGAGAGCTCTGATAGGGGGTAGGGGTTCTCCTACATCGAGACCCCTTATCCTTAGCATGGCCTTGACTAATGAGAGACCCTCAACCTGTAGATCCCTTGCTATGCGTCTAAGCATCCATATAGCCCTCTTATATCTCATCGCCTCAGCAATGTCTCCCCTAACTATGCTTTTATATAGCAGGTTGCCCAGCTCGGGTACAGCGTTGCATATACCGCATATATGTGAGTCAGCGTTATATAGAAATGCCTCGAGGATCATAACATCGCTTGCAATTGCTACATAGTATTCCTCAGATAAATCGCTCGTAAGCTCTAACACCCTCTCTATAGAGGCAGTCGAGTCCTTGATCCCGACTAGATTGTTAGTTTCAGCAGATATTGCCTTAAAAATGGCGGGGGTTATATCAACCCCAGTTTTAGGCGGGTTATTGTAGATCAGCATATCTAGGCCTAGCCTATCAAACTCTTTATAGAATCTCAGTAGCTCAGACACCCCCACCTTGTAGTAGAGGGGTGGGAGGAGAGCGATATGCCTTATACCAATATCAGCAGAGTGTCTAGCAAGCTCCATACTAACATCTATACTGGTTGAAGATATGCAATTTATCACGGGAACCCTAGATCCCACATATTCAACAACCTCCTCGGCAAAAGCCTTTCTAATACTAGGATCTATGGAAAGCCCCTCACCATATGTCCCCAATATGAAGAAGCCCGAAACACCGTTTCTAACTTGGAAATCCACGAGCATTCTAAGAGCATCACTATTAACTTTTTTACCATCTATTAGAGGGGTTACAAGGGCAGTTATAATGCCCTTAGGAAGCCCCGCCTTTTTATTACCACTAGGGATTACTCATCACCAGAATAGCTAGAAACCAGGGATATTTATTTTATATATAAAACCCAGTATTATTAGATCATATGGATACTGTTTATGATCAATGCTAAAGCACGTGGCTCAGGACTCTGAGGTTTAGAACACTCTTACCAAGCTATATCAGATCTACTTTCCAATCCTAGTTCATATTATTAGATATACGTATTAGATCTGATAATATTTTTTTCAACGCCTTTCTCAAATGAATGCTTATAGTGACTTTAGAGATCTTCAGCTCCTCACCTATATCCGCCTGTCTCCTGACCTTTGGATAGTTGAAATACCCTCCATAATATGCAGCTCTGAGAACTTTGATCTCCTGATCTGTGAGTTTATCCATTAATATGCTGAGTACCGAGTTCTTCAACATATAGTTAGCTAGCTCAGATGCTTCAAGCCTCTCGCTCCAATTCCATTCCACAAGATCACCGCCATAGTATTTCTTAATAGCCTCTAGATATCTCTTGAGATGCTCATGATCGCCGATAACGCTATATTCCCTCACACCATTGTTAAATGTATAGGGTATAAGCAATGAGACTTTGTTGTCCTCCACTAGCTTGTGGAACTCGCATATAGATTTGAGCCCGTGGATGATCTGTGTATCGTCTATGGAGAGATGCTCGATCTTCACGATCTTGCTCCTCCTAAGAATATGATCCTGCCTGATAATACTATCTACATATTCACCGATCCTAGAATTTGAGGAAAGGGCTAGCACATAGTAATAGCCAGATCCTGTTAATTTATATGTGTATATCACAATTCTAGATTTGGAAAGCTCGCTCAGCTTCCCAAAAAAGCTGCTATATGAGCTTCTAACCCTAATACTAAGCATTGACAGCCCGTTATAGCTAATGCCACGGGCTATAGAGCACACCCATATAGAATTACCAAGCCAAAAATAATTAGGTTGTGATCAGATCCTCAGATAAAGAGATCATCATATATAATGCTGTTGCTTGATCTCAGAGGTTTGCAGCTGGAAGCCTCGCCCTTTAGGGCGGGGAGGAGGTCGGTGTGAATCAGCATCTAGAGCAGGCTCTAGATGTGTGTCGAAGTTAGGAGATTCGGCATCGATCATTATAAATCTATATGAAAACCAAGGGGGATAATGCTCTCATATGTTTTTAGGTAGTATTATGGTGGTTTCTGATTTTCTAAGGCCCTTTCTAATCATTTCATCGAGTTTCTCAACTAGTTTATCAAACTCGGGGGTTTTGTATAGGACTAGGCCCTCACTTAGGGAGTCAATGATTATTGGATTGCCTTTGTCCAACATGTTTAGTGCCTCTTCGAGTGTATAGAGGTGGGGTTCTATAGGTAGATCTATGTTTGATAATGCTTCGAAAATATCTCCTATTCTATCCAGAAATGATTTATCGAAGTCGGCGATTATCAATATGTCGTAGTCGCTCCATGGTTTATAATCTCCTCTAGCCCTCGAGCCAAATAATATTATGGCTATGGGTTTGAACATCTCCACCAGAATCTCGACAGCTCTAGCTAGTTCCGCGGGTAATTGTCTTCCTCGCATACTCAACAACCTTCCTAGCACATTCAATGGCCCTTCGCGAAGACTCTTCATCATATGCCTCGTGCGGTGTCCCAGCTGGATGCGCATTTGGGTATCTCGATGGCATATAATACCTATCGAGCCCTCTTGCACATATAAGAAGCTTCTCCACGGGAGTTAAACCTGGTGAGTTGAAGAATCGCTGAAGCAGAACCCTAACGCTATGGCCCCATGGAGCCTCATTAACATAGTATAGAAGCGCTTTGGAAGCTTTTTCAGATGCTTGATGAGAGTAGAAAGCAGCCGCGTTATACCTCTTCTCTCTATGAAGTATCTCCGCGATCTCCAAATCCCAAACAGCTTCTTCAAGCCATCTTATAGCCTCATCCATCCAACCCACCCCAGCGATTCTTTATCTTACTCCGTAGACAGAGCATCTAAACCCCCATTAAATCCATAAGGGATATCTCATCGAACATCATAAAGTAAACTGCTTCAAATCCTATAAACGTTTATTCCTGCTACAAATAGCGATATCATTAGTTGCAAAATATATGCTCTTAAGTCGTGTAGCTACCTAGCTTCAGGCTAGCTTATCGCCTATAACTTTATCAGCTTTATCCCTTACAATAATGCTAGCTTTGAAGTTTCCAACCACTCTATCCCTCTCTACAGCATTCACAATCAAAGATCTCTGCGAAGGGGGTTGATATGTGGTTAAGCTTCTAGCGAAATCTATGGCGTATGGTGAGATCCTTGATCGACTTTAACAACTGTGTAGCCTTAGCTTAAATATAGGATTGGATATGCTATAAAGGTTGTTGAGGTTATTGCTAGGAGGGTGGGTAAGGGTGTTAACTAGTTATTTTGACCTCGTGGTTAGAGACCTTGATCTCGG
This window encodes:
- a CDS encoding NAD(P)-dependent oxidoreductase; translation: MGLKYRLAVVGYRFMERWSDANEVFRVLRDRGCGIDFLDLPADIDQRSLAKALEGYDFVITSTRPYYGRDFFVYNQDVCVIARHGIGYDNIDVDAASEHGVYVIRVPNVVERNSVAEHTIALMLAMLRKLPWADRGLREGRYGVIRYSYELFEELSAPRDLSDMVVGIIGLGNIGSRVAEILIRGFGSKVIAYDPYIDPERARALGVELVNTLEEIFLRSDIVTIHTPLTKETRYMINREVLSKAKRGLILINTARGEVIDTEALLWALREGIISYAGLDVFEEEPLPKTHPLIETSNTILTPHIAAFVKTTQKKMLESIVRGIANYIDGKPIEEYAVVVTKPAKPRKPRSQRGSA
- a CDS encoding ABC transporter ATP-binding protein translates to MAVDNISLDVRKGEFLVLLGPSGCGKSTTLRIIAGLEKPDSGRVYIDGVDVTDLPPRERNIAMVFQNYALYPHMKVFDNIAFPLKLKRLPKEEIRKRVKMIAEMLKIEDLLDRYPRQLSGGQQQRVALARALVKEPRVFLLDEPLSNLDAKLRLYMRVELRALQKKTGITTIYVTHDQAEAMSMGDRLAVMNAGRIIQVGTPDEVYSSPEDLFVAGFLGSPPMNLFEAKVEALGSSIILYSEGITIKLEKSFIKNPALTKYSKVIVGIRPEKIFLSKTRLETSVGRGVIHIVEKLGGDIIYNIRIGRETLLKARTVAMHTPEHEGFAENEEVWINAKPEDLYFYDVESGKRI
- a CDS encoding extracellular solute-binding protein, producing MCIRGISRLILVGIIIAIVAIGVASYVIITSTNIGQPTGKPKLIIWGRATFVPPQLYWVEQKVRKWASEKGVDVEITWLPVAEIGKKLLAAVEAGSPPDVVINGHPVAVFAEKGLLIPLDDIVDKLGRDDIYEIKLKTCTFMGRIYCIPMHFEITWLHVRMDIVQKANATAYLPPKSFEDLYTLAKILNNTEPGVYGIGWSYGLNGYDTWWMFEHLWAYYGGGMLTNRSSAGVVMDKPPYREGLKKAFAYVAKFLDEKLTPPDSTEWVDVSNNLAYIQGRIAMTLNPLSIYYALLNEKPELAAKTKLFLPPVSVDLGDESVFIFKTTKYPELAKDLVYYLFKDKDDYRVGFCESGALYSMPIFKSQVKKISDAWKQGKWPALGEDPAVAVEKIKYHETAAFPLGERTTPSELFREGFIWNEMIQKVVIRKEDPDKVIDEYAARFREEVRKTYGS
- a CDS encoding sugar ABC transporter permease → MLLSTRFRGRAIVRALSIFPWAVPSYVAAVMFWFNFARDGAFNKILVLGGLPPIHWLGYDHAMLSVIILNVWHGWPFFMMGLLAGLQAIPQDLYEASEIDGARGYQKFLYITLPLLKPVILTVVLLSLIWTMGEFAQIYLTTAGGPIDRTLTIPVAAYRLAFMGEANISLAATYSVLVLPLYLALIFVTLRYIRV
- a CDS encoding carbohydrate ABC transporter permease, producing MMSNIMLRVIRGVFIGIALILLVAWIVIPAYWPIKTAFSRPEDAWNWIPGSLTLQNFISLAAPTVEEYFKGHGIRAAIPIPISLAIRNSLIVSITSSLISVAIGFLAGYALARFHYRFKNLLEGLIVFSYTFPVFIIVIPLLMIYRILGLYNTLVGLMIAHLAYTVPVSTLLIRSYLLNIPRELEDAALVDGATRIQALLRVVLPVSLPAIATAFIFAFTLSWGDLLFSITLISSPDIYTVPIVIQFFLWGGEIVDPGGLAALTLFVGIVPVILYGFMQKYIIQGLLRGALKYG
- a CDS encoding sugar kinase; its protein translation is MSNMSKLDFVSIGEVMIQLNSITPGPLRYARYFEVHVAGSEANVMIGLSKLGYRTGFITRVGGDEFGEMILRTLRGEGVDITHVRVMKDAPTGIYFVQRHYPIPGKSTVFYYRHLSAASYMDESDVSEEYIGSSRALFLTGITPALSESCYRAFRKALEVARSSGVDIIIDTNIRLKLWKTPERAREALLPMIRDAKILITNKEDLAILFPETSNIREPVKKLLDQGIEIVVVKKGEEGSELYTRDGREAIEKAINVPIIEDVIGAGDAFDAALLASLYRGLEPSQALKYANIAGALVVTVRGDIEAQPTWEVLEIMSKYLKERLEYIR
- a CDS encoding dihydrodipicolinate synthase family protein, with amino-acid sequence MPSGNKKAGLPKGIITALVTPLIDGKKVNSDALRMLVDFQVRNGVSGFFILGTYGEGLSIDPSIRKAFAEEVVEYVGSRVPVINCISSTSIDVSMELARHSADIGIRHIALLPPLYYKVGVSELLRFYKEFDRLGLDMLIYNNPPKTGVDITPAIFKAISAETNNLVGIKDSTASIERVLELTSDLSEEYYVAIASDVMILEAFLYNADSHICGICNAVPELGNLLYKSIVRGDIAEAMRYKRAIWMLRRIARDLQVEGLSLVKAMLRIRGLDVGEPLPPIRALNEKELSMLKKALESVLDNIGIKLELY
- a CDS encoding helix-turn-helix domain-containing protein codes for the protein MCSIARGISYNGLSMLSIRVRSSYSSFFGKLSELSKSRIVIYTYKLTGSGYYYVLALSSNSRIGEYVDSIIRQDHILRRSKIVKIEHLSIDDTQIIHGLKSICEFHKLVEDNKVSLLIPYTFNNGVREYSVIGDHEHLKRYLEAIKKYYGGDLVEWNWSERLEASELANYMLKNSVLSILMDKLTDQEIKVLRAAYYGGYFNYPKVRRQADIGEELKISKVTISIHLRKALKKILSDLIRISNNMN
- a CDS encoding nucleotidyltransferase domain-containing protein, whose product is MLGRLLSMRGRQLPAELARAVEILVEMFKPIAIILFGSRARGDYKPWSDYDILIIADFDKSFLDRIGDIFEALSNIDLPIEPHLYTLEEALNMLDKGNPIIIDSLSEGLVLYKTPEFDKLVEKLDEMIRKGLRKSETTIILPKNI
- a CDS encoding HEPN domain-containing protein, with amino-acid sequence MDEAIRWLEEAVWDLEIAEILHREKRYNAAAFYSHQASEKASKALLYYVNEAPWGHSVRVLLQRFFNSPGLTPVEKLLICARGLDRYYMPSRYPNAHPAGTPHEAYDEESSRRAIECARKVVEYARKTITRGTS